A region of the Blattabacterium cuenoti genome:
CCCTAATACATAATCTATTTTTTTTTTCTGATAAAAATGATTTTTAATCCCAAAACGCATACGCGCATAATGAGATGTTCCTAATTCTTTTTCAATACTTTTTAATCCATTATGTCCTCCATTTCCTCCTTTTCCTCTCAAACGAATATTCCCGAAATTAAGATAAATATCGTCAGATATTACAAGAATATTTTCCAATGCGATCTTTTTTTTACTCATCCAATATTTTACAGATTTTCCACTTTCATTGACAAAAGTAGATGGTTTTAAGAAAAAAAGTAATTTTTCTTGATAAATCAATTTTGAAATCAAACCTAATTTTTTTATCGAAAAAGATAGAAAATATTTTTCAGAAATTTGATCTAAAATAAAAAAACCTAAATTATGTCTTGTTTTTTGATATAGAAATCCAGGATTTCCTAATCCAGTTATTAAAAATTTTTTCATTTTTTTCTTCTTTTTTTAAAAAGAAAAATGCAACCCATAATTATGGTAAAACTAATTATCAAAATTAACCAAAAATTAAAATTTTTTTCTTTTGAAAAGAATTCTTCATTTTTCATGAAAAAAAACATAGTAAATAGAGCAAAAGCATTGTTGAAGACATGTAATAATATGCAGTCTATTATAGAAGAAGTAGTGAAATAAATAAAACCGATGAAACTTCCAATAAGAATCCCTCCTAAAAATTGCCAAGGATTCATATGTGTTATTCCAAATAAAAAAGAAGAAAAGAGGATCGCTTTGATTGGATGTATTTTGTTTTTTAACATTCCATTTAATATAATTCCTCTAAAAAGAACTTCTTCACATATAGGAGCCAACAAAACTGTAGTGGAAAAAAATGGAATTGGATTTTTAGCTTCTTCTTTTAAAAAATCTTCAATTTCTTTATACATATTTCCTAACAATGGACCTTCTTTTGGAACTAAAGAAGTCACGTAGTCGTTAAGTATAATCAAACAAAGCATTACGAAAAAAAGAACAATATAAATATACCATGGAGAAACTTTAAATGATAATTCTATGATTCGGTTTTTTTTTTGAGCTTGGTGAGAAATAAAAATAAATAAAAAAATAAAGGGAATTGTATATGATATAGAAAATATCATACTATCAGGTAAATGGATAGCAATCAATAATTTTCTAAAAATTATGTTAAAAAAGTTCAAACCCGTAAATGCTAAAATCAATAAAACTGATTCTGTGTAGGTTATTTTAAAATATTTCTTCATATTTAAGTAAAAATTCGTTCATTCCCTAATAAAGGGATCTCTAGAATAGTTTTTTTTACAGACGTATAATTACTTTTTTAGTAATTTCCATTTTTATATTTTTTTTCCTAGTTTTAGGAATTTATATTAATATTTTT
Encoded here:
- the pth gene encoding aminoacyl-tRNA hydrolase encodes the protein MKKFLITGLGNPGFLYQKTRHNLGFFILDQISEKYFLSFSIKKLGLISKLIYQEKLLFFLKPSTFVNESGKSVKYWMSKKKIALENILVISDDIYLNFGNIRLRGKGGNGGHNGLKSIEKELGTSHYARMRFGIKNHFYQKKKIDYVLGNWKEEELKNLFNRLEISLEIIFSFVLNGLQKTMDLFNNRNFKI
- a CDS encoding CPBP family intramembrane glutamic endopeptidase gives rise to the protein MKKYFKITYTESVLLILAFTGLNFFNIIFRKLLIAIHLPDSMIFSISYTIPFIFLFIFISHQAQKKNRIIELSFKVSPWYIYIVLFFVMLCLIILNDYVTSLVPKEGPLLGNMYKEIEDFLKEEAKNPIPFFSTTVLLAPICEEVLFRGIILNGMLKNKIHPIKAILFSSFLFGITHMNPWQFLGGILIGSFIGFIYFTTSSIIDCILLHVFNNAFALFTMFFFMKNEEFFSKEKNFNFWLILIISFTIIMGCIFLFKKRRKK